A genomic region of Cytophagia bacterium CHB2 contains the following coding sequences:
- a CDS encoding cold-shock protein: METGTVKWFNEAKGYGFIQRESGEDVFVHFKAIQGDGFKTLSEGEKVQFDVERGPKGLLASNVTRVGK; this comes from the coding sequence ATGGAAACGGGAACAGTCAAGTGGTTCAATGAGGCCAAGGGTTACGGTTTCATCCAGCGCGAAAGCGGTGAAGATGTTTTTGTACACTTTAAAGCCATCCAGGGCGACGGCTTTAAAACCTTGTCCGAAGGCGAAAAAGTGCAGTTTGATGTTGAGCGTGGCCCCAAAGGCTTGCTTGCTTCGAACGTGACACGCGTCGGCAAGTAA
- the serS gene encoding serine--tRNA ligase, producing the protein MLDLKFIRDNFAQVEAGVRKKNAAIDLSEFPKLDEKRRQILLKAEELKALRNRVSEEIGKSKKQGQDASSQMAEMKQVSDQIKTLDNDLKQVEEALYQLQIRIPNLPHESVPAGKSAADNVVVRQWGELPTFEFQAKPHWELNESLRLIDFEGGAKVSGSFFVNFHGRGAKLARSLINFMLDLHVEKHGYTEVSPPFVVGRQAMFGTGQLPKMEDDMYRVEADDLFLIPTAEVPATNLLPGEMLQGEALPINYTASTPCFRREA; encoded by the coding sequence ATGCTCGATCTCAAATTTATTCGCGATAATTTCGCGCAGGTGGAAGCAGGCGTTCGAAAGAAAAATGCTGCAATCGATCTGTCCGAATTTCCCAAGCTTGATGAAAAGCGCCGGCAAATTTTGCTGAAAGCCGAGGAATTGAAAGCGCTGCGCAACCGCGTCTCCGAAGAAATCGGAAAGAGCAAGAAACAAGGCCAGGATGCTTCCAGCCAAATGGCCGAAATGAAACAAGTCTCCGATCAAATCAAAACGCTGGATAACGATCTCAAGCAGGTCGAAGAGGCGCTGTATCAATTACAAATTCGCATTCCGAACCTGCCGCATGAAAGTGTGCCGGCCGGCAAAAGCGCGGCTGACAATGTCGTGGTGCGGCAATGGGGTGAACTGCCGACATTCGAATTCCAGGCTAAACCGCATTGGGAATTGAATGAATCCTTGCGCCTCATCGATTTCGAGGGCGGCGCGAAAGTCTCGGGATCGTTCTTCGTCAATTTTCATGGCAGAGGCGCAAAACTTGCACGCAGCCTGATCAACTTCATGCTCGACCTGCATGTCGAAAAGCACGGCTACACCGAAGTCTCTCCGCCTTTTGTCGTCGGCCGGCAAGCCATGTTCGGCACCGGGCAGCTCCCCAAAATGGAAGATGACATGTATCGCGTCGAGGCGGATGATTTGTTTTTAATCCCCACCGCAGAAGTGCCGGCCACGAATCTGCTGCCCGGTGAAATGCTGCAAGGCGAAGCGTTGCCGATCAATTATACGGCATCCACGCCCTGCTTCCGCCGCGAAGCCG
- a CDS encoding SDR family oxidoreductase — translation MSVLQDRVAFVTGASSGIGEATAFALARAGAKVALAARRKDRLGNLKKRIADLGGEAIILQTDVTDHAAVQAAVKQTIKKWGSLDILVNNAGVMLLSFMDKLKLEEWSHMIDVNVKGVLHGIAAALPVMCEQRRGHIINISSDAAIKVFPGSAVYSGSKAAVNWISEGLRFELAREKMPVRVTTIMPGSVSTALASHVTDPDVFAAFKMFAKFQFMQPEDVAEAVLYALTQPAHVDINQILVRPTEQAT, via the coding sequence GTGAGTGTGCTGCAAGATCGAGTTGCCTTCGTAACCGGCGCAAGCAGCGGCATCGGCGAAGCCACGGCTTTTGCGCTTGCCCGCGCGGGCGCCAAGGTCGCTTTGGCGGCCCGCCGCAAAGATCGCCTCGGAAACCTTAAAAAGCGTATTGCCGATCTTGGCGGCGAAGCCATCATTCTTCAAACCGATGTCACCGATCATGCGGCCGTGCAAGCGGCCGTGAAGCAGACGATTAAAAAATGGGGCAGCCTCGACATTCTCGTCAATAATGCCGGCGTTATGCTGCTCTCGTTTATGGACAAATTGAAGCTGGAAGAATGGTCGCACATGATCGACGTGAACGTGAAAGGCGTGCTGCACGGCATTGCGGCGGCGCTGCCGGTGATGTGTGAACAACGCCGCGGCCACATCATCAATATTTCTTCGGATGCCGCCATTAAAGTCTTTCCCGGTTCCGCGGTGTACAGCGGTAGCAAGGCCGCGGTGAACTGGATTTCCGAAGGGCTGCGCTTCGAACTGGCGCGCGAGAAAATGCCGGTGCGCGTGACGACCATCATGCCCGGCAGCGTCAGCACCGCGCTGGCTTCCCACGTGACCGACCCTGATGTCTTCGCAGCTTTCAAAATGTTCGCGAAATTCCAATTTATGCAGCCGGAGGATGTGGCGGAGGCCGTGCTTTATGCGCTGACCCAGCCGGCGCACGTGGATATCAATCAGATTCTTGTGCGACCCACGGAACAAGCGACCTGA